In the Pseudonocardia cypriaca genome, one interval contains:
- a CDS encoding MFS transporter produces the protein MWVLAGVATAVAVLVRRARRNGASPVVLGTLFLAALVVAMAQTIVVAVLPVLGRQLGVSAAAETWLLTGCMLAAAVATPVAGRLGDLHGHRRVLLASLAVLVAGSVLAAVADHAGSFAGLLLGRVVQGLSAGVFPVAFGLARRIVAPSGLPGVVAGLSAMFGVGGAVGMVLAGPLVEVLGTPSLSWLCVALGLLALAGAFVIGEPEVRAAAGKLDVGGALLLSAALVAVLLVVSQGRTWGWGSAATIGTAVAALGSAIAFVLVELRVAAPTVDLRMLRRRPVVTVNLATLVVSIGMFAAVTLIPRFAQVPPAAGYGLGATAAGIGLLIAPMAVIMVIAAPLGARLTARVGGRTTFQVGAVLAAAALVALAVAHDAAWELATAGAALGLAYGLAFAALGTLVVGAVRPEETGAATGINTILRTVGGAVGAQVAATIVTPAAGPPTDGGFTLAFLVAAVAALLAAITARAIPRPTRTRPSAPHAR, from the coding sequence ATGTGGGTCCTCGCCGGAGTCGCCACCGCCGTGGCCGTGCTCGTCCGCCGGGCGAGGCGGAATGGTGCCTCGCCCGTCGTGCTCGGCACCCTGTTCCTCGCCGCGCTCGTCGTGGCCATGGCGCAGACGATCGTCGTGGCCGTGCTGCCCGTCCTCGGCCGGCAGCTGGGCGTCTCGGCGGCCGCCGAGACCTGGTTGCTGACCGGCTGCATGCTGGCCGCCGCGGTGGCGACACCGGTGGCCGGGCGACTCGGCGACCTCCACGGCCATCGCCGCGTCCTGCTCGCGAGCCTCGCGGTGCTCGTGGCGGGCAGCGTGCTCGCCGCGGTGGCCGACCACGCCGGCTCGTTCGCGGGCCTGCTGCTGGGACGGGTGGTCCAGGGGCTGTCCGCCGGGGTGTTCCCCGTCGCCTTCGGTCTGGCTCGCCGGATCGTCGCGCCGAGCGGGCTGCCCGGGGTCGTCGCCGGTCTGAGCGCGATGTTCGGGGTCGGCGGCGCCGTCGGCATGGTGCTGGCCGGACCGCTGGTCGAGGTGCTCGGCACACCGTCGCTGTCCTGGCTCTGCGTGGCGCTCGGACTCCTCGCGTTGGCCGGGGCGTTCGTCATCGGCGAGCCGGAGGTGCGGGCGGCGGCGGGCAAGCTCGACGTCGGGGGTGCGCTGCTGCTCTCCGCGGCGCTGGTCGCCGTGCTGCTCGTGGTGAGCCAGGGGCGGACGTGGGGCTGGGGCTCCGCGGCCACGATCGGCACCGCCGTGGCTGCGCTCGGCTCCGCGATCGCGTTCGTGCTCGTCGAGCTGCGGGTCGCGGCCCCCACCGTCGACCTGCGAATGCTGCGGCGCCGCCCCGTCGTGACCGTCAACCTCGCGACGCTCGTCGTCAGCATCGGGATGTTCGCGGCGGTCACGCTGATCCCCCGGTTCGCGCAGGTGCCGCCCGCCGCGGGCTACGGGCTCGGTGCCACCGCCGCCGGCATCGGTCTGCTGATCGCGCCGATGGCGGTGATCATGGTGATCGCGGCGCCGCTCGGCGCGCGACTGACGGCACGGGTGGGCGGGCGAACCACCTTCCAGGTCGGCGCCGTCCTGGCCGCGGCCGCGCTCGTGGCGCTGGCCGTCGCGCACGACGCCGCCTGGGAGCTCGCCACCGCCGGCGCGGCGCTCGGGCTGGCGTACGGGCTCGCCTTCGCCGCGCTCGGCACCCTCGTCGTCGGTGCGGTCCGTCCCGAGGAGACCGGCGCGGCGACCGGGATCAACACGATCCTGCGGACCGTCGGGGGAGCGGTCGGGGCGCAGGTGGCGGCCACGATCGTCACCCCGGCGGCGGGGCCGCCCACGGACGGCGGCTTCACGCTCGCCTTCCTCGTGGCGGCGGTCGCCGCGCTGCTGGCGGCGATCACCGCGCGCGCGATTCCCCGACCGACGCGGACGCGCCCCAGCGCTCCCCACGCGCGGTGA
- a CDS encoding TetR/AcrR family transcriptional regulator, which translates to MVETAGRPGRPARLSRELIVAAALQGDLASLTMRELAARLGVSHSALYRWVADRDELFDLISEVMVERILPTSDPTPADWRDWLARLAWAMHDEFLAVPGYAAHVAAPHRHNARSFTLLGDRVIAAFRAAGASPEMAAQSWYVFGLGVVQWLGAQQAGHDLGPVAPRFDLFLDTLLRGLPTRTPAEHPH; encoded by the coding sequence GTGGTGGAGACAGCGGGCAGACCGGGACGGCCGGCGCGGCTGTCCCGCGAGCTGATCGTCGCCGCCGCGCTGCAGGGCGACCTCGCGAGCCTCACGATGCGCGAGCTCGCGGCCCGGCTAGGCGTCTCCCACTCGGCGCTCTACCGCTGGGTGGCCGACCGCGACGAGCTCTTCGACCTGATCAGCGAGGTGATGGTCGAGCGCATCCTCCCGACCTCGGACCCCACCCCGGCGGACTGGCGGGACTGGCTGGCCCGGCTCGCGTGGGCGATGCACGACGAGTTCCTCGCGGTACCCGGGTACGCCGCGCACGTCGCCGCGCCCCACCGCCACAACGCCCGCTCGTTCACGCTCCTGGGGGACCGGGTGATCGCGGCGTTCCGGGCGGCAGGCGCGTCCCCGGAGATGGCCGCGCAGAGCTGGTACGTCTTCGGGCTGGGCGTCGTCCAGTGGCTCGGGGCCCAGCAGGCAGGCCACGACCTCGGCCCGGTCGCCCCCCGGTTCGACCTCTTCCTCGACACACTGCTCCGGGGCCTGCCCACCCGGACGCCTGCGGAACACCCGCACTGA
- the paaE gene encoding 1,2-phenylacetyl-CoA epoxidase subunit PaaE: MAAPQVDVPAPRTTGFHRLRVADVERLCDDAVAVTFDVPADLQDVFAFRPGQYLTLRLQHDGTEERRSYSICAPAGALPKVGVRRVDGGLFSEWLVDRVTPGDAIDVAPPAGSFTPDLAPGTHHGLVAAGSGITPVLSIAASVLAAHPDTRVTLLYGNRRTDTVMFTEELADLKNAHGPRLHLLHVLSREPMEAEIVTGRLDAAKLRLLLGALVDVADVDHWWLCGPLGMTEDAVTVLTELGVDRKRVHRELFYVDEPPPELHRPDPAIEGATSEVTVLLNGRSTTMTLPRAESVLDAAQKVRGDLPFACKGGVCGTCRAKVTEGAVTMRRNFALEDEEVEAGFVLTCQSRPETDAVTVDFDT; the protein is encoded by the coding sequence ATGGCCGCGCCCCAGGTCGACGTGCCGGCCCCGCGCACCACCGGCTTCCACCGGCTCCGCGTCGCCGACGTCGAGCGGCTGTGCGACGACGCGGTGGCCGTCACCTTCGACGTGCCCGCCGACCTGCAGGACGTATTCGCGTTCCGCCCCGGCCAGTACCTCACGTTGCGGCTGCAGCACGACGGGACGGAGGAGCGCCGGTCGTACTCGATCTGCGCGCCGGCCGGGGCGTTGCCGAAGGTCGGTGTGCGGCGCGTCGACGGAGGGCTGTTCTCGGAGTGGCTGGTCGACCGCGTCACGCCCGGCGACGCGATCGACGTGGCCCCGCCCGCCGGCTCGTTCACCCCGGACCTGGCGCCGGGCACGCACCACGGGCTGGTCGCGGCCGGGTCCGGGATCACGCCGGTGCTGTCGATCGCGGCGTCGGTGCTGGCCGCCCACCCGGACACCCGCGTCACGTTGCTCTACGGCAACCGGCGCACCGACACCGTGATGTTCACCGAGGAGCTCGCCGACCTCAAGAACGCCCACGGCCCGCGGCTGCACCTGCTGCACGTGCTGTCCAGGGAGCCGATGGAGGCCGAGATCGTCACCGGCAGGCTCGACGCCGCGAAGCTGCGCCTCCTCCTCGGCGCGCTCGTCGACGTGGCCGACGTGGACCACTGGTGGCTGTGCGGGCCACTCGGCATGACCGAGGACGCCGTCACCGTGCTCACCGAGCTCGGGGTGGACCGCAAGCGGGTGCACCGCGAGCTGTTCTACGTCGACGAGCCGCCGCCGGAGCTGCACCGGCCCGACCCGGCGATCGAGGGCGCCACCAGCGAGGTCACGGTCCTGCTGAACGGCCGCTCCACCACCATGACGCTGCCTCGTGCCGAGAGCGTGCTCGACGCTGCCCAGAAGGTGCGCGGCGACCTGCCGTTCGCGTGCAAGGGCGGGGTCTGCGGCACCTGCCGGGCGAAGGTGACCGAGGGCGCGGTCACGATGCGCCGCAACTTCGCGCTCGAGGACGAGGAGGTCGAGGCGGGTTTCGTCCTCACCTGCCAGTCCCGCCCCGAGACCGACGCGGTGACGGTCGACTTCGACACCTGA
- the paaD gene encoding 1,2-phenylacetyl-CoA epoxidase subunit PaaD, giving the protein MTDAREIVSQVVDPEMPMLTLDDLGVIRGVDTDGDGVTVTITPTYSGCPALEVMRDDLRTRLAAAGFARVEVRTVLSPPWSTDWISEDGRRKLAEHGVAPPDRVGPRGVGPVPLTLTAPATVVRCPRCGSPSTEEFSRFGPTSCTALRRCTACREPFEHMKEH; this is encoded by the coding sequence GTGACCGACGCGCGCGAGATCGTCTCCCAGGTGGTCGATCCCGAGATGCCGATGCTGACCCTCGACGACCTCGGGGTCATCCGCGGCGTCGACACCGACGGCGACGGCGTCACCGTGACGATCACACCGACCTACTCCGGCTGTCCCGCGCTGGAGGTGATGCGCGACGACCTGCGCACCCGGCTCGCCGCGGCCGGGTTCGCCCGCGTCGAGGTGCGCACCGTGCTCTCACCGCCGTGGAGCACGGACTGGATCTCCGAGGACGGCCGCCGCAAGCTGGCCGAGCACGGCGTGGCCCCGCCCGATCGCGTGGGTCCCCGGGGTGTCGGCCCGGTGCCGTTGACGCTCACGGCCCCGGCCACGGTGGTGCGTTGCCCGCGCTGCGGGTCGCCCTCCACGGAGGAGTTCTCCCGGTTCGGCCCCACCTCGTGCACGGCCCTGCGGCGCTGCACCGCGTGCCGCGAGCCGTTCGAGCACATGAAGGAGCACTGA
- the paaC gene encoding 1,2-phenylacetyl-CoA epoxidase subunit PaaC, giving the protein MNTDHDATNAYQSLVETLGHDDPRWAFGTGVEDVEAEITSPVPDGVDAADLAAYCLMLGDDALICSHRLSEWVTNAPELEEEVALANIALDLLGQARVLLARAGRVEGRERDEDALAYLRTEPEFRNVALAELPDERDFARAIARLLLFSTWRLALLQRLLGSRDPVVAAVAGKGVKELAYHRDHAARWTLRLGDGTPESHRRMQAALDAVWPYAEELYRTSEVERRLADAGVAVDPARTREEVDAVLDEVLTRATLTRPAVPPAGPINGQGGRQGLHTEYLGQVLAELQSLARQHPGATW; this is encoded by the coding sequence GTGAACACCGATCATGACGCCACCAACGCCTACCAGTCGCTCGTCGAGACGCTGGGGCACGACGACCCGCGCTGGGCGTTCGGCACCGGCGTGGAGGACGTCGAGGCCGAGATCACCTCGCCGGTCCCGGACGGCGTCGATGCGGCCGACCTCGCCGCCTACTGCCTGATGCTCGGCGACGATGCCCTGATCTGCAGCCACCGGCTCAGCGAGTGGGTGACGAACGCGCCGGAGCTGGAGGAGGAGGTCGCGCTCGCCAACATCGCGCTCGACCTGCTCGGTCAGGCCCGGGTGCTGCTCGCCCGCGCCGGCCGCGTCGAAGGCCGCGAGCGGGACGAGGACGCCCTCGCCTACCTGCGTACCGAGCCCGAGTTCCGCAACGTCGCGCTCGCCGAGCTGCCCGACGAGCGCGACTTCGCCCGCGCGATCGCCCGGCTGCTGCTGTTCTCGACCTGGCGGCTCGCGCTGCTGCAGCGGCTGCTCGGCTCCCGCGACCCGGTGGTCGCGGCGGTGGCCGGGAAGGGCGTCAAGGAGCTGGCCTACCACCGCGACCACGCCGCCCGCTGGACGCTGCGCCTCGGCGACGGCACGCCCGAGTCGCACCGGCGGATGCAGGCCGCGCTCGACGCGGTGTGGCCGTACGCCGAGGAGCTGTACCGCACGTCCGAGGTCGAGCGCCGGCTCGCCGACGCGGGGGTGGCCGTGGACCCGGCACGGACCCGGGAGGAGGTGGACGCCGTGCTCGACGAGGTGCTGACCCGTGCCACCCTCACCCGGCCTGCGGTCCCGCCCGCGGGGCCGATCAACGGGCAGGGCGGCCGGCAGGGGTTGCACACCGAGTACCTCGGCCAGGTCCTCGCCGAGCTGCAGAGCCTGGCCCGGCAGCACCCGGGGGCCACGTGGTGA
- the paaB gene encoding 1,2-phenylacetyl-CoA epoxidase subunit PaaB: MNGDYTAEGGHGAVPTEGVDTGSGTSRRGWPLYEVFVRGKRGLNHVHVGSLHAPDAEMALHNARDLYTRRNEGVSIWVVKASDITASSPDEKDPFFSPSADKVYRHPTFYAIPEDVPHL; this comes from the coding sequence GTGAACGGGGACTACACGGCCGAGGGCGGCCACGGTGCCGTCCCCACCGAAGGCGTCGACACCGGCTCCGGCACGTCGCGCCGCGGCTGGCCGCTGTACGAGGTGTTCGTGCGCGGGAAGCGCGGGCTCAACCACGTGCACGTCGGCTCGCTGCACGCCCCCGACGCCGAGATGGCGCTCCACAACGCCCGCGACCTGTACACCCGCCGCAACGAGGGTGTCTCGATCTGGGTCGTGAAGGCCTCCGACATCACGGCGTCGAGCCCGGACGAGAAGGACCCGTTCTTCTCACCGTCCGCCGACAAGGTCTACCGGCACCCGACGTTCTACGCGATCCCCGAGGACGTGCCGCACCTGTGA
- the paaA gene encoding 1,2-phenylacetyl-CoA epoxidase subunit PaaA, with amino-acid sequence MDETALAAHFDATIAADQRIEPRDWMPEAYRKTLIRQIAQHAHSEIIGMQPEGNWIRRAPSLRRKAILLAKVQDEAGHGMYLYAAAETLGVDREELTEKLISGKQKYSSIFNYPTLSYADVGVIGWLVDGAAICNQVPLCRCSFGPYARAMVRICKEESFHQRQGYELLLAMVNGTDAQREMVQESTNRFWWPSLMMFGPPDGDSPNTQQSMTWGVKRHTNDELRQRFVDMTVPQAEALGVTLPDPGLRWNAERGHYDFTEPDWAEFKSVISGSGPCNAQRLAQRRRAHEEGAWVREAAQAYAEKHARTEAVA; translated from the coding sequence ATGGACGAGACGGCACTGGCGGCGCACTTCGACGCGACGATCGCCGCCGACCAGCGGATCGAGCCGCGCGACTGGATGCCCGAGGCGTACCGGAAGACGCTGATCCGCCAGATCGCGCAGCACGCCCACTCCGAGATCATCGGGATGCAGCCGGAGGGCAACTGGATCCGGCGCGCCCCCAGCCTGCGGCGCAAGGCCATCCTGCTGGCCAAGGTGCAGGACGAGGCCGGGCACGGCATGTACCTCTACGCCGCCGCCGAAACCCTGGGCGTCGACCGCGAGGAGCTCACCGAGAAGCTGATCAGCGGGAAGCAGAAGTACTCCTCGATCTTCAACTACCCCACGCTCTCCTACGCCGACGTCGGCGTGATCGGCTGGCTCGTCGACGGGGCCGCGATCTGCAACCAGGTGCCGCTGTGCCGCTGCTCCTTCGGGCCCTACGCGCGGGCCATGGTGCGGATCTGCAAGGAGGAGTCGTTCCACCAGCGGCAGGGCTACGAGCTGCTGCTCGCGATGGTCAACGGCACCGACGCGCAGCGGGAGATGGTGCAGGAGTCGACCAACCGGTTCTGGTGGCCGTCGCTGATGATGTTCGGCCCCCCGGACGGCGACTCGCCCAACACCCAGCAGTCGATGACGTGGGGCGTCAAGCGGCACACCAACGACGAGCTGCGACAGCGCTTCGTCGACATGACGGTGCCGCAGGCCGAGGCGCTCGGCGTCACGTTGCCCGATCCGGGCCTGCGCTGGAACGCCGAGCGCGGGCACTACGACTTCACCGAGCCGGACTGGGCCGAGTTCAAGTCCGTGATCTCGGGCTCGGGGCCGTGCAACGCGCAGCGGCTGGCGCAGCGCAGGCGGGCGCACGAGGAGGGCGCGTGGGTCCGCGAGGCCGCACAGGCCTACGCGGAGAAGCACGCCCGGACGGAGGCGGTCGCGTGA
- a CDS encoding GNAT family N-acetyltransferase has product MDPAVELRARPAVDDAELSALHAAAFGGTPNLQRWGDRLARHSLTWVGAYDDGRMIGFANVAWDGGVHAFLLDVVVEPGRQRDGMGTALVAEAARLTADAGCEWLHVDFVPEHAAFYLEHCGFTRTDAGVVRLGS; this is encoded by the coding sequence GTGGATCCCGCCGTCGAGCTGCGCGCCCGCCCCGCCGTCGACGACGCGGAGCTCTCCGCCCTGCACGCCGCCGCGTTCGGCGGAACGCCGAACCTCCAGCGGTGGGGCGACCGGCTGGCCCGCCACAGCCTCACCTGGGTCGGCGCCTACGACGACGGCCGCATGATCGGCTTCGCGAACGTCGCGTGGGACGGCGGGGTGCACGCCTTCCTGCTGGACGTGGTCGTCGAGCCCGGGCGGCAGCGCGACGGCATGGGGACGGCCCTCGTCGCCGAGGCGGCCCGGCTCACCGCCGATGCCGGGTGCGAGTGGCTGCACGTCGACTTCGTGCCCGAGCACGCCGCCTTCTACCTCGAGCACTGCGGCTTCACCCGGACCGACGCAGGGGTCGTCCGGCTCGGGAGCTGA
- a CDS encoding TetR/AcrR family transcriptional regulator encodes MSTQTGGRVRRPSHGPGSLLEVAVREFLTRGYDATSMEDLSRAAGITKSSFYHHFSGKEALLRAALERALDGLFAVLEEEGSRSGTPLQRLQHIVRGQVAVLVAELPYVTVLLRVRGNTESERWALERRREFDARVAAIVQEAVDAGELRNEVEPAVAARLLSGLVNSVVEWVRPDRGPDHLPELVARAAFEGILPAAHDR; translated from the coding sequence GTGAGCACGCAGACGGGCGGGCGGGTGCGCCGGCCCAGCCACGGTCCGGGATCGCTACTCGAGGTGGCGGTGCGGGAGTTCCTCACCCGCGGCTACGACGCCACCTCGATGGAGGACCTCTCGCGCGCGGCCGGGATCACGAAGTCGTCGTTCTACCACCACTTCAGCGGCAAGGAAGCGCTGCTGCGGGCGGCCCTCGAACGCGCGCTGGACGGGCTGTTCGCGGTGCTGGAGGAGGAGGGCTCGCGGTCCGGGACCCCGCTGCAACGGCTGCAGCACATCGTCCGCGGCCAGGTGGCCGTGCTCGTCGCCGAGCTGCCCTACGTCACCGTGCTGCTGCGGGTGCGCGGCAACACCGAATCCGAGCGGTGGGCCCTCGAGCGTCGCCGCGAGTTCGACGCCCGGGTCGCGGCGATCGTGCAGGAGGCCGTCGACGCGGGAGAGCTGCGGAACGAGGTCGAGCCCGCCGTCGCGGCCCGGCTGCTGTCCGGCCTCGTGAACTCCGTCGTCGAGTGGGTCCGTCCCGACCGCGGCCCGGACCACCTGCCGGAGCTGGTCGCGCGCGCGGCCTTCGAGGGCATCCTGCCGGCCGCGCACGACCGATAA
- a CDS encoding enoyl-CoA hydratase/isomerase family protein, which produces MTDDPAVGLSRDGAVAVLTLQRPARYNALTRELKDALLAALADLAAADDVRALVLTGAGKAFCVGQDLGEHAEALRRDPATAFDTVAEHYNPIVRGLTELPFPVVAAINGPCVGAGLGFALACDLRIAAAGASFSTAFTGIGLTADSGLSAGLAHAVGVSRALELLLLGESFTAEDAQAWGLVRTVVPADEVLGTALELAGRLAAGPTRAYAEVRKAVRYGATAHLDDVLAAEARAQARLAATSDHVNAVAAFLEKRRPTFEGR; this is translated from the coding sequence ATGACCGATGATCCGGCCGTGGGTCTCTCGCGCGACGGCGCCGTCGCCGTGCTCACGCTCCAGCGGCCCGCGCGCTACAACGCGCTCACCCGGGAGCTGAAGGACGCGCTGCTCGCCGCGCTCGCCGACCTCGCCGCCGCCGACGACGTGCGGGCCCTCGTGCTGACCGGTGCGGGCAAGGCGTTCTGCGTGGGGCAGGACCTCGGCGAGCACGCCGAGGCATTGCGCCGGGACCCGGCCACCGCGTTCGACACGGTCGCCGAGCACTACAACCCGATCGTCCGCGGCCTCACCGAGCTGCCGTTCCCGGTGGTCGCCGCGATCAACGGGCCGTGCGTCGGCGCGGGACTGGGCTTCGCGCTCGCCTGCGACCTGCGCATCGCCGCAGCCGGGGCCTCCTTCTCGACCGCGTTCACCGGGATCGGGCTCACGGCCGACTCCGGGCTGTCGGCAGGCCTCGCACACGCGGTCGGCGTCTCGCGGGCCCTCGAACTGCTGCTGCTCGGCGAGAGCTTCACCGCCGAGGACGCGCAGGCATGGGGCCTGGTGCGCACGGTCGTGCCGGCCGACGAGGTGCTCGGCACCGCGCTGGAGCTGGCCGGGCGGCTCGCGGCCGGCCCGACGCGGGCGTACGCCGAGGTCCGCAAGGCGGTGCGGTACGGAGCGACCGCGCACCTGGACGACGTGCTCGCCGCGGAGGCACGCGCGCAGGCGCGGCTGGCCGCCACGTCCGACCACGTGAACGCGGTGGCCGCCTTCCTGGAGAAGCGGCGCCCCACCTTCGAGGGCCGGTGA
- the paaZ gene encoding phenylacetic acid degradation bifunctional protein PaaZ: protein MAPVLRSYVSGGWHRPTEEGRPLHDAVTGAEVARISSAGVDFAGALEHGRRVGGPALRELTFHQRAALLKALGQHLREHRDQLYAVSARTGATLGDSKFDVDGGIGVLLAYASKGRRELPNDTFYVDGAVEPLGRGGTFVGQHLCTPLHGVAVQVNAFNFPVWGPLEKLAPAFLAGVPSLVKPASPTAFLTAELVELIVGSGLLPEGSLQFVAGGIGDLFDHLTEQDLVSFTGSASTAAKLRTHLTVVQRAVRFTAEADSLNLSVLGPDATPGTPEFDLYVKAVVGEMTVKAGQKCTAIRRAFVPEQHVDAVVEAVSARLARTTIGNPASEGVRMGALASLEQREEVRRSVKALADAGRIVFGDPEEVDVVDADAERGAFVSPILLVGDPDRAEPHEVEAFGPVSTVLPYTSTEQLIDYAARGQGSLVGSVVTADPAFARQVVLGVAPWHGRLLVLNEKDAKESTGHGSPLPALVHGGPGRAGGGEEMGGIRGVLHHMQRTAVQADPDTLTAITGRWVAGSQRTVTDVHPFRKHLEELRVGDTVVGGPRRVTQEDVEHFAEFTGDNFYAHMDAEAAAANPLFGERVAHGYLVVSLAAGLFVDPDPGPVLANFGVDGLRFLTPVKFGDELTVTMTCKQLTPRDTAAYGEVRWDADVTRQDGESVARYDVLTLVAKKSAQKEA from the coding sequence ATGGCGCCCGTCCTGCGCAGCTACGTGAGCGGCGGCTGGCACCGCCCGACCGAGGAGGGCAGGCCGCTCCACGACGCGGTCACCGGGGCCGAGGTGGCCCGCATCTCGTCGGCCGGCGTCGACTTCGCAGGCGCACTGGAGCACGGCAGGCGCGTCGGCGGGCCCGCGCTGCGGGAGCTGACCTTCCACCAGCGCGCGGCCCTGCTCAAGGCGCTCGGCCAGCACCTGCGCGAGCACCGCGACCAGCTCTACGCCGTCTCGGCCCGGACCGGCGCCACCCTCGGCGACTCCAAGTTCGACGTCGACGGCGGCATCGGCGTGCTGCTCGCGTACGCCTCGAAGGGCCGCCGCGAACTGCCCAACGACACGTTCTACGTCGACGGCGCCGTGGAGCCGCTCGGCCGCGGCGGCACGTTCGTCGGCCAGCACCTCTGCACGCCGCTGCACGGGGTCGCGGTGCAGGTCAACGCGTTCAACTTCCCGGTGTGGGGGCCGCTGGAGAAGCTCGCGCCCGCGTTCCTCGCCGGCGTGCCGTCGCTGGTGAAGCCGGCCAGCCCCACCGCGTTCCTCACCGCCGAGCTGGTGGAGCTGATCGTCGGGTCCGGGCTGCTGCCCGAGGGCTCGCTGCAGTTCGTGGCAGGCGGCATCGGGGACCTGTTCGACCACCTCACCGAGCAGGACCTCGTCTCGTTCACCGGCTCCGCGTCGACCGCCGCGAAGCTGCGCACGCACCTCACCGTCGTGCAGCGCGCCGTGCGGTTCACCGCCGAGGCCGACTCGCTCAACCTCTCCGTGCTCGGCCCCGACGCCACGCCCGGCACACCGGAGTTCGACCTGTACGTGAAGGCCGTCGTCGGCGAGATGACGGTCAAGGCGGGCCAGAAGTGCACCGCGATCCGCCGCGCGTTCGTGCCGGAACAGCACGTGGACGCCGTGGTCGAGGCGGTGTCGGCGCGGCTGGCCCGCACCACGATCGGCAACCCGGCGAGCGAGGGCGTGCGCATGGGTGCGCTGGCAAGCCTCGAGCAGCGGGAGGAGGTGCGCCGCAGCGTCAAGGCACTCGCCGACGCCGGGCGGATCGTCTTCGGCGACCCGGAGGAGGTCGACGTGGTCGACGCCGACGCGGAGCGCGGCGCGTTCGTCTCCCCCATCCTGCTGGTGGGCGACCCCGACCGGGCCGAGCCGCACGAGGTCGAGGCGTTCGGACCGGTCTCGACGGTGCTGCCCTACACCAGCACCGAGCAGCTCATCGACTACGCGGCGCGCGGGCAGGGCAGCCTCGTCGGCTCGGTGGTCACCGCCGATCCCGCGTTCGCGCGGCAGGTGGTGCTCGGCGTCGCCCCCTGGCACGGGCGCCTGCTGGTGCTGAACGAGAAGGACGCGAAGGAGTCCACCGGGCACGGCTCCCCGCTCCCGGCGCTGGTGCACGGCGGCCCCGGCCGCGCGGGCGGCGGCGAGGAGATGGGCGGCATCCGCGGCGTGCTGCACCACATGCAGCGCACGGCGGTGCAGGCCGACCCGGACACGCTCACCGCGATCACCGGCCGCTGGGTCGCCGGCTCGCAGCGGACCGTCACCGACGTCCACCCGTTCCGCAAGCACCTGGAGGAGCTGCGGGTGGGCGACACGGTCGTCGGCGGCCCGCGCCGGGTGACGCAGGAGGACGTGGAGCACTTCGCCGAGTTCACCGGCGACAACTTCTACGCGCACATGGACGCGGAGGCCGCAGCGGCCAACCCGCTCTTCGGCGAGCGGGTGGCGCACGGCTACCTCGTGGTGTCGCTCGCAGCAGGCCTGTTCGTGGACCCCGACCCGGGCCCGGTGCTGGCCAACTTCGGCGTCGACGGCCTGCGCTTCCTCACGCCCGTCAAGTTCGGCGACGAGCTGACGGTCACCATGACCTGCAAGCAGCTCACGCCGCGCGACACGGCCGCGTACGGCGAGGTGCGGTGGGACGCCGACGTCACGCGCCAGGACGGCGAGTCGGTGGCGCGGTACGACGTGCTGACGCTGGTGGCGAAGAAGTCGGCACAGAAGGAGGCGTAG